aacatgggaccaacactttacatgttgcgtttatgtttttgttcagtatattaagcaaaccatccGGCACAAATGGCttgtgttttattttatttacggacatacaagggcacactccaacactcagacatcatttacaaacatagtatttggtgtcagggaaaatacaTGGGAGTACAAAGTACatgttttctttaggaatatagtggACTAAAAGTAAGTAGTAGGAATGCACGATATATCGGaatctcatttgccaagataatctatccacccgATATtcgctaaaaatgccaacatcgacaTTGGCCAATTGTCTAGTTTAACACCggtgtgcaaaaccgatgtcaatgctgacgtgcatacctatataacgtaggtagatgacgtaatgATGCCACGAATAATACAGCGctacacagaacaaaagcagaaaaTTACTAAGCGCGcacttccaacaactaaacaagttcaagtcgagcagtcatttaaAAGAGTAAAAAAATTCCGCgggacaactcaaaggcgaaatccattctCAAGATGATGGAttttcattgcccttgacaatcaactgttCTCCGTCGgggatgatgttggctttcgccgactggtcgagcacctctagccccagtacacactaccaagtagtcactatttttcagatgttgtcctaccggagttacacagtattgttgaaattAGAGGTcgacgattatgatttttcaaaaacgataccgatttattggaggaccaaaaaaagccgataccgattaatcggccgatatttatatctatatctatatttttctaataatgacaattacaacaatactgaatgaacgcttttattttaacttaatacatcaataaaatctagtcataaataatgaaacatggtttaaataatgcaaaaacaaagtgttggagaagaaagtaaaagtgcgatatttgccatgtaaaaaagctaacgtttaagttccttgctcagaacatgagaacatatgaaagctggtggttccttttaacatgagtcttcaatattcccaggtaagaagttctaggttgtagttattataggaattataggactatttctctctataccatttgtatttcatatacctttgactattggatgttcttataggcactatagtattgccagcctaatctcgggagttgatcggcttgaagtcataaacagcgcaatgcttgaagtacagtgaagagctgctggttaatgcaggaaagtgctgtttgaatgaatgcttatgagcctactgctgcctaccaccactgTCAGACtgttctatcaaatatcaaatcatacacCTAATTAtaatataacacacagaaatacgagccttaggtcattaatatggtaaaatccggaagctatcatttcgaaaacaaaacgtttattctttcagtgaaatacggaagcgttccgtattttatctaacgggtggcatcccgaAGTCTgcatattgctgttacattgtaccaTCTTCAACGttatggatgtcataaggtgaatgcaccaatttgtaagtcgctctggataagagcgtctgctaaatgacttaaatgtaaatgttatgtcataattatgtacaattccgGCAAATTAATTGCGGTCTtggttaggaagaaatggtcttcacacagttcgcaacgagccaggcggcccaaactgctgcatataccctgactctgcttgcacagaacgcaagagaagtgacacaatttccctagttaaaagaaatcaatgttagcaggcaatattaactaaatatgcaggtttaaaaatatatacatgtgtattgattttaagaaaggcattgatgtttatgggtaggtacacattggtgcaacgacagtgctttttttcgcgaatgtgcttgttaaatcatcacccttTTGGCAAAGTAGGCTTTGATTTGAGGATAAATCAATAGGTACCGcgtcgattatatgcaacgcaggacaagctgataaactagtaatatcatcaaccatgtgtagttaactattgattatgttaagattgattgttttttttataagattagtttaatgctagctggcaacttaccttggctcttgctgcactcgcgtaaaaggtagtcagcctgccacgcagtctcctcgtggagtgcaatataATCGGCCATAATCTGTGTCccaaaatgccgattaccgattgttatgaaaacttgaaatcggccctaattaatcagccattccgattaatcggtcgccCTCTAGTTAAAATGCACATCTGTGAGCTACTTGCCAAAATAActatatcggtatcggccaaaaatgtaatatcggtgcatccctcgtaaatagtaaagtacaaagATCTCAACACCTACATGGGGCGGCAGGTGACCTGGAGGgtaggagtgttgggccagtaaccgaaaggttgctgcatcgaatccccgagctggtaaggtaaaaaaaaaaaccattctgttctgctcctgaacagggcagttaacccactgtcccccAAGCTTcgtggatgtcgatttaaggcagctcctgcacctctctgattcagaggggttgggttaaatgcggaagacacatttcagttgaatccatttagttgtacaactgactaggtatccctctttccctaCTTAGTGTCACTATAAAGAAgccgctctgccatttcctggttgctaaaactctTAACAGTTCACCTAATTTGAGTTTACGTGACAAAATGtaaagaatcattgtaccatctgtGAAATACTTTTTCcataacaaaaaaaaacatttttgtttgAGCCATTTgaaactggtgtacaaaaccgaaagtaaaatatgcaaaaacaaaacttgaaaacgggaagcatagaaatagcacacacagAACAAATCTACCGCTTCTTAAACTTGCCTTGAAGTCGAAtgatagatctataactcacatttctatgtgaattcggtcaggtcgcccaaaaagttaaatTCTGCCACTAAGTAGTacctcaattttttttttacctaagtactttacaccattgaTAAGTAGGCTGTGCAGTGCAATTtcaagatatatattttttggggtggggggggttaaACTAATAATTGTCCTTTATTGActttatataacaacattcccCCACAAAAAAATATTGTCCAATTGTGGCATGATTCCACTATTTTGCATTAGTTTCAATGGGGCACTTTTATTTTGAATGCGAACTGCCGAGGCCCCTATTGTTGCTCGCGCTGTTGTTCACGACACACCGATGAACCCGCCCACCCTTCATTTCTCCCGGTCTCTCCCTCATTAAAATTATGTTCTATTTCTGCAGTGCATGATTGGAGCTCACAGCTAAACTCAATCGCAGGGGCATCTTAAACCCCCTCGCTCTCACTGCCGGTTTAACATAACAAAGGGGAATAGAGTACTCTGTTGAAAACCAGACAAAAAGGCTAAAGCGCGCGATTGTCCTTGTGGCAGGACATGCAAGCGTGGTCTCCACTCCCTCCACAGGCGCACATTTGTACGCAGTAGTAACCTAACCGGGAAATCAGATTAAAATGTGTTATTGGTATCGCGCTCCTTATTCGAAATACAAGAAAATTGTATTACAAAGTATGTTGCTGTAATCATTTTACGTCACATGCAGTCACAGGGACCGTTTGAATAATCGAATATGCCAAAGTATGACTAGCCTACATCATAAGGTGCACCTCTGGTGTTTTTGATTGGCGAGAGAATTTATTTCAAATTTTCAGATGGATGATTTGGAGAGAACGTGAAATCGGTATTAATCTATAAAGATAGTTTAACCATGGATGACATTGCTACGTTGCAAAATAACCCAATGCAGACTGGAAAACAAGGGCAGTGCTTCACAACACGATAGGAGATAAAGGGGGTGTCTGTGGGTGAAGAGACGTCTATAATAAGGGGGGTCGAGTCTATAGAAAATCATGGCCAGAGAAAATAGTGCATTTGTTAGTTTCTGTTTTGCCTATAACCTTTAATGATGTTATGATGCAAttataaacactttcccaaataAAAATGATCAAGGTGGCTTTTGCTTTGGAAGCAGACATTTTACGTCTTAAAGCATAGACATTTAAAAATTAGCTAAGCCTTTTTCTTTGTCATTTTCCATTATGGAGATTTGCTGAAGATTTTAGATTTTCACTCGCCTCTGCTGTCATTGCATGTTATTGTTTAAGCTTACTATCTAGAATGTCAGCTTGTTTTTCCTGGATACTAAAGCCCAGACATAAACCCTTCAAATGGTGCTGAATACTAAACAAAACCACAGATCCACTTTTCTAAACAGCAATGCTCTCTAGCATCTAGGTGACAGGAGTCAGACCCTTGTGGCAACATGAGATTATCTGGAGCATGTTATGCCCTGTGTTTATTTCCTTCTGACTGCTCTGGGCCACACATGTCATTTCCCCATTCTTCAAAATACCCATCACTTCTCACGTAGAATTTGTCACGTTACATTATGTTGGTTTGTGGTTGGATGCATTGGCTTTAAATCGTTTTGAGCAGAGCTTTGCTGTTGTAGAGATGCAGTGCGTGTTGCATCTGCTGTGTCTGGAGTACCCTAGACTAAGTCATGGACTGTCTGTGTTGTTGATTTATACATTGAATCCTTTCTCATTTCATTTCCACCAGGTTCGTGGCCCCCATTCTCACCACGGAATATGATGCAGAGGCCCTCCTCTCCGAAGGGAAGTTGAATGGGAATACTGCCATACGTGTCAGCTCGTGATCAATGAACTCAGTCCATTCAAGCACAAAAGGAACTAACCTGAACTACTGAAGAAAAGGAGGGGATATAACGACACAGACGCCTTTTTGCGGATATGGCGGCGACAGATGCCTGTGCAGCACCTGTACAGGAAGAAGGCACTACCACCACCGAGACCAAAACAGAGGTAGAGCCCACAAACTCAGAGACTGTCACAGAGGCTGTCACGTCTCCACCCGAAGAGGTACAACCTGCCGGAGAGACCACAGAGAGCCCAGAGCAGCCGGCCGATGGCAAAGCTAAACAGGCCTCTGAGAATATTTTCTCTTCCTTTCTGAATAAGAGTGGACTGGGAAAAGTCATGGgagggaagaagaagaaggagcagAGCACTGAGGCTGTGGAGGCTAATGGAGAGGGCAACACAGAGCTGAAAAAGGCCTCTGACCAAGCAGAGGAGCCGGCAGCCAATGGTACAGAGGCAGCGGTAGATGACCAGGCCATTGAGAAAGCGCCGGAGAACCAGGTGAAGGTCCGATCCAAATCCTTGGACAGGTTAGAGGACCCTGAGGCCCTCAATGCCACAGTGGACACACTGGAAGATGCCCCGGCAGCAGAAGAGTCAGAGAAGCCTGCCTCCAGTGCAGCGACCAAACACATGAAACGCTGGCATTCCTTTAAGAAGCTTATGGCCCAGAAGAGTCACAAGAAGAGCACAGAAGATTCTAAGGAGGCTGAGGGCAGCGAGGGTGCATCTGGGGGAACACCTGGTGACACAAGTACACTGGACTCCAAGGCTTCAGAATCCAGTGGCCAGAAACGGTGGAAACTGAAAAGGTCATGGACATTCCAGGGGCTGAAGAGAGACCCGTCAGTCGTAGGCATCAGCAAAGTCGCTAAGGGCGAGAAGGCGGAAGGGGAGGAAAATGCTGCAGAGAACGATGAAGCGGCTGCGCCTGAAACAGACGAAGCCAAGGCACAGGTAGACGACGAAACACAGGAGAAGACCAACACAGACGGAGAGGAGGAAAAAGGAGCCACCGCCGCCCCACACAAATCAATGAACCAACACGCAGATGAGATCTGGACCTCCTTCAAGAAACGCGTGATCCCCAAGTCCAAGCGGGCAGCAGACACGGTGGCTGCCAGCGGGGAGGAGGAAGGTGCTGCAGCATCTGAACTGGCCGAGCAGACGGAAGAGGCAGGCAAAGAGCAGGCCAAGTCGGCCAAGACCAAGCGAACGCACTTCAACCGCGCCGTTTCGCTGAAAAACTTCATCATGCGAAAGGGGAAAAGCACCAGCGTGGACCAGGGAGACGGAGCTCCGAAAGAGGGTGAGGAGGCAGAAGACGGGGAGGCGAAGAACACAGAGGGCGCGGCTGCCCCAGCTGGCACGTCTGACAGCCAGCAGGGAGACGCAGATGCTGCACAGGGCGAGAGCAACGACAAAGGAGAGGTTCAGGTGGTCAATGAGCACACAGCCGCTGATGGAGAGGCAAAGGAGCCCGCAACGAGCACACTGTCTGGTCCTGAGCCAGAGAAGGCCAACACAGTTAAGCCCGCAGCACCAGCAGAGCCCGTGGCAGAGGTGAAAATCAACGGTGAGAATGGGTGCTCGAACGGCACGCCCGAAGAAGACGCCATACACAATCATGAAACGACCCCGAAGAAAGACGGACCAACAGACGAGGCCAAACAAGAAAACACCAACTCCACGAAGGACGCGAAGATGCTAAACCTCGGCACAGGAAATGCAGTTGCCCAAATCGGTGAGTTTGCAGTAGAAATAGACTATGGTGATGATGACCTCCAGCAAAATGGAGCTAACATGATGACACAGGTCAAATTAGAACTAGGGACTAGCTttgagggtggggtgggggggcgcTTCTCAAAATGGAAGGTCCCATTCTGAGTCAGGGGAGGCCAACGCTGAGCCACGTGACCAAGAGGAAGCGCGGAAGAGGATGCTCTATGAGGCTGCTGCATCCATCGTACAGACAATTATGTCAGCGGCCACTGAACAGTTAGAAAATGAGAAGAGCTTTCTGGACACTGGTCAAAAGTGTTCTCCTTATGCCAATAGTGGGAACACTTTTGACTGTTGTCCAGAAATGTTCTAACTGTTCAAGAAAAGGTAAGGTGATATTAACATCAGTTTTTGTCATTGAGGGTTTACAAATATGATGCTGGGTGAAGCTTTAAGTGGAAGCGTAGTGTAGTTATGTGATACTGAAAGCCGTTCACCTACTTTGATGCAGCACTTTGAAATCCCTTTAAGGACACTCAACGCTGCAGTAGGTAACATGAAACATGTAAATAGTCAGGGAAAGAGCCACTGAACCAAACGGTTACTCATAGGTATCCGTGTCACAGCACACAATAGAAAGGTCACTGTGTATAACAGGGCCACTTCATTATTGTAGGGAAAGAGGGTCAAAGGACATCAATAATGTTTAGTCAATCAAAGGATTAATAGTTAAATCAAAGTGTCACTTGGGCTGTCTAGGAACAAGATTAAGCACCTTTCTCCCTGGGGTACCAGTTTATCGATGAAAGTAGTTTTTCCTGCATGTTTGGTTCACAGTTTT
The sequence above is drawn from the Salvelinus fontinalis isolate EN_2023a chromosome 24, ASM2944872v1, whole genome shotgun sequence genome and encodes:
- the LOC129821945 gene encoding A-kinase anchor protein 12-like gives rise to the protein MAATDACAAPVQEEGTTTTETKTEVEPTNSETVTEAVTSPPEEVQPAGETTESPEQPADGKAKQASENIFSSFLNKSGLGKVMGGKKKKEQSTEAVEANGEGNTELKKASDQAEEPAANGTEAAVDDQAIEKAPENQVKVRSKSLDRLEDPEALNATVDTLEDAPAAEESEKPASSAATKHMKRWHSFKKLMAQKSHKKSTEDSKEAEGSEGASGGTPGDTSTLDSKASESSGQKRWKLKRSWTFQGLKRDPSVVGISKVAKGEKAEGEENAAENDEAAAPETDEAKAQVDDETQEKTNTDGEEEKGATAAPHKSMNQHADEIWTSFKKRVIPKSKRAADTVAASGEEEGAAASELAEQTEEAGKEQAKSAKTKRTHFNRAVSLKNFIMRKGKSTSVDQGDGAPKEGEEAEDGEAKNTEGAAAPAGTSDSQQGDADAAQGESNDKGEVQVVNEHTAADGEAKEPATSTLSGPEPEKANTVKPAAPAEPVAEVKINGENGCSNGTPEEDAIHNHETTPKKDGPTDEAKQENTNSTKDAKMLNLGTGNAVAQIDKKAGNV